TTTTTTATTAAGAAAAATATCACCTTTAATTTGCTCAATAATGTTAATCCAATTACGATTGTTTATACTTTTAAGTATATCCATTGCTGCGTTATGCTCTTTTTTTTGTATTTTTATTTTTGCTATTCTTAATTTTAATATATTTTTCAAATTTTCTTCTTTTGTATATTTTAAGCTATTATCTAATTGAATAAAAGCTTCGTTCAGTTTGTTTTCTGATATATATTTTTTTGCCAGAAACATAGAGGTTAAAGTTCCATAAATATTATTATTTTTTATGATAAAAATTTCAGCTTCATGCCAATTTTCAGGTTGATTTGTGTTTATTTTATTTATGATTTCTTCATATTTCAAACATTGTAAATTTGTTTTAGATATTGGAAAAAAATATCTATAATAGAATAAACCACTAGTTATAAAAAGTATAAAAACAATGAAAAAAATTGTTTTTCTTTTCAAAAAATTTAACATTTTATTCTCTTTTTTTTGGATAATATTTTTATTAATTTTTATGATGTATTAATGCCTATATTT
The sequence above is a segment of the Buchnera aphidicola str. G002 (Myzus persicae) genome. Coding sequences within it:
- a CDS encoding YfgM family protein — encoded protein: MLNFLKRKTIFFIVFILFITSGLFYYRYFFPISKTNLQCLKYEEIINKINTNQPENWHEAEIFIIKNNNIYGTLTSMFLAKKYISENKLNEAFIQLDNSLKYTKEENLKNILKLRIAKIKIQKKEHNAAMDILKSINNRNWINIIEQIKGDIFLNKKNKKLAIQHWKKSFSLETSNASKEIINMKINELK